The stretch of DNA GCATTGAGATCCAACCCATCGCCGCTAGCCCCAGAGCAAGCCGCACCGAACAAGAACAGGGCATTTCACCAAATTTTCCTAGATAGTCATACCAACATTGATTCATGGGACTACGCATTCTGGCAGCTCAAGGCCCCTCTCCTCAAGGGAGAGGGGTTGGGGTGAGGGCAGTCAGGAAACTTGGCTTAGTCGTCGCTGGTCGGCATTTTGCTCTTGTAGGAACCGCCGCCATCGACGCGCAGTTCAATCCCCGTCACCCAGCTAGCCGCAGGGGAAACCAGGTAGTTGAAGGCGTGGGCAATGTCGCGAGGCATGCCCCGGCGTTTCATCACAAAGGCATCGGCCAGGCGCTTTAGCATGGCTTCGTCGTAGCCCGCATCTAGGGTGGCGGCCCCGTTATCGACCGAGCCGATGACGATGGTGTTGCAGCGCACCTCTGGCCCGCTCATCGCCGCCATGCTGCGCACCATGTTGACTAGGGCGGCCTTGGCATTGCTGTAGGCAATAAATTCTGGCGACGGGGTAATGCCAACCATGGAGCCCGAGAACGTCACCGAGGCGTTGGGCTCTTTTTTGAGGTGGGGCATACACAGCTTCGTCAGGTTGTAGCTGCTGACGGTGTTGAGAATGTAGGACTTCACCATGTAGTCGGTGCTGACGCCCCAGAGGGGGGTGTATTCGCCCCAGCCGACGTTGTTGATCAGCGCGGTGATTTTGCCGAACTTGTTCAGGGTGGCATCCACCAAGTCTTGCAACTGGGCTTCGTCGGTGACGTCAGTTTTGATTGCCAGGGTTTCTTGCCCGGTGGCCTGGGTAATTTCGTCAGCTTTAGCCTGGGCGGCATCCCCATTTAGGTCAGACAACACGACCTTGGCTCCGGCCTCGGCCAACACTTCAGCGGTGGCCCCGCCGATCGCGCCACCGGCTCCAGTAACAATCACAACGTAGTTTTTGAGGGAAAAAATATCGAGTGCCATGGTTTGTTCTCCAAATGATGGGTCAAAATTTCTGAATAGAAACCAGAAGTTGTAGGGTGGGCATTGCCCACCACAAACCGTTGTGCGTGCAAGCAACAGCAAGGCGCACAGTTAATACAAGATGGGACGGTGGGCAGTGCCCACCCTACGGGGAAGGTTATGACGGCAAGATCGGGTTCTAATCCAGCTCTTGCACGCCGCCACCGCTGATGGTGAGCACCTGCCCGCTCACCCAACTAGAGGCTGGGGAACAGAGGAATAGAGCCGCATAGGCAATGTCGTTGGGCTCACCCAATCGAGATAGGGGAGTGTGCTTAAGCATGGCTTTTTCGATATCGGGGGTCAGCACCGTAGCCAGGGCATCGGTTTTGATCGCACCAGGGGCGATCGCATTTACCCGAATCCCCTTTGGCCCCAAATCAAAGGCAATGTTACGGGTCAGGTGGCTTTCTGCCGCCTTTGAGGAACTGTAGGAGGCCATGTTTTTGTTCTTGTTGTCTCCCGCCATAGAGGAGATATTCAAAATGGCTCCACCCCCTGCCGCTTCCATATGGGGAACACAGAGTTGGCACAGGTGAAACACCGAAAACACATTGAGTTTGTAGGCCCAAATAAACGTATCCATCGACATATCAAAGGGCTTAGGGCCACCACCTCCGGCATTGTTGACCAGAATGGTGATTTTGCCGAAGGTAGAGATGGCGACGTTGACCAAATTTGCCAGCGCCTCGTCATTGGTGACATCGCAGGCCACTGCCAGGGCCTTGCCACCGCTGGCAGTGATGCGATCGGCCACCGCTGCGGCGGTTTCTTCTTTCAAGTCACTGACCACAACCGCTGCCCCAGCCTGGGCAAACATTTCGGCAATGCCGCGACCAATCCCGGCCCCACCACCGGTCACGATGGCCACTTGGCCATCCAGCTTAAACCCATCCAGAATAGTCATATTGACAAAATCTCCTTGAATCTCATTACTTAAAATCTGCAAGACCTACTCAGGACGCAGCATGGCTTTCATCACCGCTGTGTTAATGAACCAGGCGGCAATCCCTGCGATCGCTCCTAACAAAATGGCCCCAACCAACGGTGTAACCAAAATCGTTCCAGCAAACTTCTGCACAAACAGAGCAGCTAAAGCTGCTGTGCCAAACGCAAACAGAGAATAGAACAAAATCGTTCTCACACCGAAGAAGAAAAAGGGACGATCTAATAGTTCTGGGGATGCTAGATGGAGAGATCGGGCTTTTTTACCAAAGGTAGAGAAGGCGATCGCACCCAAAATTACCGACAGAATAAATGCCGTCATCACCCCAGTCGAGAAAACCGTTTTCTCATGGGCCGATATGGTATCGACCGTGAGGGGCAAGGTGTCTTTACCTCGAAACATAAACCAGCCAATAATGCCATTGATAAGGGCATTAGAAATGCCGCTGATTAAGGCATCTTTTTTAATTACGTCACTGGCACTATTTAAAGCGAAAACCATGTCTTTTAATGGCGCGTGAGCCATTCAGAAAACTTTTGAAGCAATCATGACATTGAAAAGTGAAAAGTTCGTGTAATCTTGAGAATTATCCCAGCTGACTTTCCGATCTGAATCGTTAAGCTATGAAAATTTTGCTCGTTTCTGCGGATAAAACGTTACAGACTCAGCTACGTCGAGAGTTATCTCGCCAGGGTTTAATCGTCGATGCCGCCACCGATGGGGAAGACGCCTGGGGCTTGCTGCGCGCATTCCTGTACGATGTCGTTTTGCTAGAGGCGATGTTGCCCCAGGTAGATGGGGTATCCCTGTGCCGCCGTCTGCGGGATGTCGGTAACCCAGTCCTGATTCTGCTGATCGTTGAGGCCGGGAATGCCGCAACGTGCCTACAGGGCTTAGCAAATGGTGCCGATGCCTGTTTGGCGAAACCGCTTCAAGCCCCAGACCTGCTGATTCATCTGCAAGCCCTGACGCGACGGGGCATGCGCCGGGCCAATCCAAAACTCTCCTGGGGGCCGCTGCTGCTCGACCCCACTGCCTGCCGGGTTACTTGCCAGGGTAAGGAGGTCAAGCTCAATCGCAAAGAGTACCAAGTGCTGGAACTGCTGCTAGGGCACCCCCGGCAGATGTTTCCCCGCAGCGAAATTGGCGATCGCCTGTGGACGTTGGATGAGGAGATGCCCAGCGACGCCACAATCAAAAGCCATATCCGCAGTCTGCGTCGCAAACTAGAACAGGCTGGTGGGGCCGAAGATTTGATTCAAACTCACTACGGCCAGGGGTACTGCCTGAACCCCGCCTACGCCCCAGATACTAAACCGCCAAAAGGGGGGCCACCCCTGCCAGAAATGATGATGGATAGCATTACGGCCAATCTCTGGCAAGAATTGATGGCGGCGAATGCCCGTCTCCAGCAAGAAATTGAGCAACGCAAGCAGATTGAAGCCCAACTGCGGCGTTCAGAAGAAATGCTTCGCACCGCTCAACAGGTTGCCCAAATCGGATCTTGGGAGGTGGATTTGCAGACGCGAATCACCTATTGGACCGAGGAATTGTTCTTGATCCACGGCCTGGAGCCCAATCGACCCGCGCCCAACCATGAGGAAGTGCTGACTATGATTCACCCCGAGGATCTCCAGCTCCATGAGGACGCGATCCGCGTCCCGGCAATGAGGGGGGAGGCGTTTGAAGCTAACCTACGCATCGTTCGAGCCAGTGATGGAGAGGTGCGCTACATCAATGCTCGCGGGGGGCCGTTGTTCGATGCCAATGGAACGATGGTTAAGCTCACCGGCACCACCTTTGATGTCACCCGTTGGATCTTCAATGGGGATTTCCATGCTCTGTCTGATGTGCCGTCTGGGCAGCTGAGGCCAGGGGGTGATGGTGGGCGATCGCGATTGCCTGACCGGAGCCATGCTTAACCTGTCCGTCTATACCGCCCAGCACAACCCTGACCTTACCTCGAAAAAGTGGACATTCCCGAAGAGGCGACAACGAAGGAGAATGTTCAAATGACTCAAAAACCGCGAAGGACATTTACAGATGAGCAAAAAGCAGAAGCTGTTCGCATCGTGGGCCAATCGTGTAAACCGGTCAGCCAGGTGGCTCAAGAGATGGGCTTGACCGAAAGTGCGCTGCGCAAGTGAGCTTGACTCAAGAAAGTGGACAGGTACTTTAAGCTGCCTTCACGCCCTCTAGAGAGAGCCAGTAGTTGTATTCAAACTGCACTGGGGATAGATATCCAAGAGTTGAGTGCAACTGAGATGTCTCAGACCCAGCTACAACCATTGGCAGCGGATCCTCAGGCTTGTATTTTTGCAACGTGGGGTCAAAATTGCCACTCAGCATGTCTAACTCGATCTGCTGGGCCTTTTGCGTTGCGACCCTGCGGTTGATGATGCTATCTGGCAAACCAACCGACAGGCAGTAGCGCTGGCTCCGGTAGCTCCACCGCAATCGCAAGCGCTCGGAATAAACTTCGACTTTAACTTGTCCTTTAGCCATAGTTCGGAGTGGGGGTAAAGTACATCGCCTGCACCCTTGCCGTTACCTACGGTTATCCAAGACCCCATCAATCCGCTTTTCGTGCCCGGAGGTTTATACCAATTTCGTACCAGTTTTTACCCCTAAACTGCCCCAAAGTGACCCACGTAACGGCCACTTTGCCAAAAAGTAATCAACACCTTGATGGCTGAACCCCTTTCTGGCAAAGCGTTTGAGGCTGAAACGCTGATAAGCGGGTGATCGGACTCGAACCCACGACATTCAGCTTGGGAAGCTGTGAATCACTTCATGTATAGCAAGGGTTTCAAGGCCATGAATTTAGCGTTACCCCAAACTTACCCCGATTTGGACATGGTTAAGAATTCCTACGACCGCATCTCTCGTGTGCTGACGATCACCTCCCAGATAGGGGCTTGTCCAACTGCCTTCAAGCTGCGCCACACCTGCCCACTGCTACAATTGACGCAAGCTTGCTTAAAACCTTTCGTAATGTCTTCTATGGATATTCGACAACGAGCGATTTCCCTGATTGAGCATCTGCCTCAGAACAAGCTTGGAGGTCATGGTTCAGTTGTTAGAGGTCTTAGCGGAACCCGTTCATCAAGCGTCAATGCCGCCTGAGTACGATCGAGTGCTTCAACAACTCAGACGAGAGGTAGCTCAAAGAACCCAGCACCTTGTTCGCTAGCCATACGATGATGGGGCCACCTGACCATGACTCAAGCAACGGTAACCACGGATCTCTATCCCGACTCCGATGGTCAGCCCATGGCTGATAACACGAAGCAATACCGTTGGATTGTGCGGTTGGTCAGCAATCTGAGAAACCTCTTACAAGGCCAAACGGCTTTTGTCGCAGGGGATTTGCTCTGGTATCCGGTTCAGGTGGATGCTCCTCCCGTTCCCTGCCAGGCCCCCGATGCCATGGTGGTGTTGGGGCGTCCAGATGTTGACCGTGGCAGCTACAAGCAGTGGAAAGAGGACAACATCCCGCCCCAGGTGGTTTTTGAGATTATCTCTCCCAGTAACTCAGCCACTGAGATTTCTCAGAAGCAGGCGTTTTATGACCGGTATGGGGTGCTGGAAATGTTCTTTTACGACCCCGACAATTTTGAGTTTTGGGGACTGACGCGACAGGCCCTAGATGAACGGCTGGTGCTACTCACCCGCCTCAATTTGCCCTGGAGATCCCCGACGCTAGGGGTCACATTTGACATGTTTGAGGATGGACTGGCGCTGTTCTATCCCAATGGGGAGCGCTTCAAAGACCCTGAGGAGCTGTACCAGGAGCGGAACCAGACCCAACGCAAATTAGATCGGGCTATGGAAAAACTGCGGGAACTGGGTATCGACCCTAGCGAGTTGGAAGAATAGTTGGGGGTTACTATCCTATTCGATTCACAACGTCTTCACAGCTGATGAATGACGCAATCCTGTCCACCATAAACGCACAGACCATCACCGCCGACATAATCAACAGCAATCGGGGCAAATCCTGGCGGCGATTCGACAGCGACTGCACCACCACAAAGACTCCCCTTGCCCCTGATGATGTTTACGTGGGAAAAGCTCTCATCCACAGAATTCTCACGTCTTAATTTACAGGCCCAATACGGCCTTCAACAGAGCCAGAAGCTTCTCCTGAGCGGCGCCTTCGGCCAAATTGAGGGCCACCACCCCAGTGAGCTTTTCGACCAACTCAACGCCAGCCGTGGTGCTAGTGGCCACGCCAGTCACCACATCGGGCTGAATACCAAAGCTCTGACTCACCCCCACCACCGCATAGGGGTCAGAGGCGCAAAGTACGGTGAATATCACCTGCTGGGCCAGAGCCGCCATGGCGATCGCCCCATTGTAGGGCTCGTGGGGCGAGGCACCGGCCTCGGCCACCACTACATCGGGCTGTTCCGCCTCGATCAGCGACAGCAGAGTCTGCAACGAGGCGCGAAAGTCCTCCGGTGGAGCGATGGAGGAGGGGAGACCGACATCGACAAAGTCAAAGATGCGATCGCACCCTGCATCCGCCATCGCCAGAATGTCGCGGTAGCGCCCGGCCCCGGTGAGCTTGGCACCCACCACCTTCAAATCCAGCTGTTTCAGCAAGTGAATCATCACCCGTGCCGTTGTGGTCTTACCCGCCGACATCGACGTGCCAATGATCAAAATGGTCGGTCGGCTGTAGGGAACGGGGGCAATCTTTGGGACAAAATCCTGCATCTGCACCTTTTGCCCCTGGCGCACCACATGGCCTTCGTAACTCAGGGTGGGTAACTGCGGCAGCAGGTAAGAAGCGGAGGTCAGGCGGCCAAACAGCCCCGCCAGGGTCAGGTTCTGCATCAACCCGTCGGCTTGAATCGACTGCCAATCGCCCACCGCCTCCAGGGTAGCTTTGCGGATGCCAAAGGCCCCGATTACCAAGTCTCCCTCCATCTGGTGGGCCATGCGCCCCGTCGCCAGTTCTACCTGGGCCAGGGGGCCTTTGAGCGTTTGCACCTTACCGACTACGTAATCACCGGTGGCCCAGTCGGCCTTGGGCAGGGGCTGCACGTCAAAGGGATGGCGGTCGAAGTCGGCAATGCGGGTGAGGGTGGAGAGAAAGTAGCGGGGAGGCATGGGGAGTGGGAGGGTGAAGGGGGTCGATGGGTGGGCGAGGGGGGTGGGCAGACATACAGGTCTGCCCAAACGGTCGATCGGCAGTGGATGGAGAAAAATTCAAAATTCAGGTTTTGGGGTTGACGGGTGCGGCAATAAGGAGTTTGGCAGTGAGGGCGGCGCGTTCGATCAAGGAGTCGAGGTAGACAAATTCGCCGGGGGCGTGGGCACCGTCGCCCACCGCGCCGAGGCCGTCGAGGGTGGGGGTGTAGAGACTGGTGGTGTTGCCGTCGGAGCCGCCGCCAGCAGTTTCTTGGGCGAGGTCAAGGCCCAGGTCGGCGGCGACGGTTTGGGCCAACTGCCAGAGGTGCTGATTGCCGGGGGTGGCTTCCATGGGGGGACGACCAATGCGGCCGGAAATCTCTAAGCGGGTGCCGGGGGTGGTGGGTTGCAGGCCATGAATAGCGGCTTCCAGGGTAGGAACATCCGCCCCGTGCAGCACCCGCACATCCACCACGGCGCGACTTTGGGGGGCGACGACGTTGGGGCGCAGGCCGCCATCGATAGTGCCGACGTTGACGGTGATGCCTCGGTCGGGGTCGTTGAGGGCAAAGAGCTGCTGGATGACGTGGGAGAGTTCCAGAATGGCGCTGGCCCCCTTGTCGGGATCGAGGCCAGCATGGGCGGCCTGGCCAAAGACGGTGACGGTAAAGCGGCCCACGCCTTTGCGGGCGGTTTTGAGGTGTCCTTGGGGACCGAGGGAGGGCTCGAAGATGAGGGCGCGATCGCACACCTGCGCCAGCCGCCGAATCAGCTGGGTAGATTCACCACTGCCGATTTCTTCGTCGGAGTTAATTACCACCGCTGGGGCGATGGGCCAGTCGCCGCCCAGGGCCTGCACCGCATCCAACGCAAACAGCAGGATCACCAGGCCCGCCTTCATGTCATAGCTGCCGGGGCCGTAGAGTTTGCCCTGGCTGATGGTGAGGGGCATGTGGGCCAGGGTGCCAACAGGCCAGACGGTGTCGCAGTGGCCGATCAGGAGCTGGGCGGGCTGTTGGGGGGTGCGAGGGGCGATCGCAAACAAATGCCCCCCAGTGTTGCGACCGGAGAGCGATCGCACCCGGAACTGCCGCCGCCGCAGTTCTTGCGCCAGCACGGTCAGCATCGGGACTTGGGCAGCGGGCACAGTGGAGGGGGTTTCGATTTGCACCAGGGTTTCGAGCAGGGTCTGCATCTCGCCCCGGCGGCGGTGGAGATAGTCCAACAGTCGCGACGTAGCCAGGGTGGGGATTTGCAGAGTAGTCATCGCTGAAATCCCTCGTGGAATGGGAACGCCTGGCTGTGGTCAAGGGTGGCAAAGCGCCCCGGCGACAGATAGGCCAGCAAAGGAGCCTGGCGCAGCAGGTCTTGATCATCCCGGGCGGAGAGGCGCAGAGCGGCTTCATCCACCTGGGCGGCGAGAATTTTGCCCGCAATCAGGCTGTTTTCGTCAAACCCATCGACAATGCGATCGAGAGCACAGGCTAGGCAGAGGTAGGCATCTTGTAGAAAGACCCCCTCCACCCCCTGGGCTTTGACCGTGGGTAGAGCTGCCAGAGAAGGTTTGTGGTCATCGTCGCAGCGGGGGGCAGCGGCTAGGCTAGTCGCCAAAATCTGGTGCGGCTGGGGGAAGCTGACGGTGAACACCCCTGTGCGCTGAATATTTTGGTAAGTGTGGTGGCGCGGCGTGCAGACAAAGCCAAAGTAGTGACCCCAGCCCAGGGGCATGGCCATGTGTTTGGGAGCGAGGTCATAGGTACCATCGGCTTCCTGAGTTCCGATCACCACCAGCGGGGCAACGGTAAAGACCCGCTCCCAGAGGGGTTGGCTAAGATCTAGGGAAATTAGGGTGGGGGGGATGGCTTGAGGCATAGTGCAACAGCTCCCGCCGCTGAGGTGCGATCGGTGAGAAGCCTCCTGTTATCTAGGCTACAAACTCTCGTGGGAGATGGCTGCGATCGCCAACAACATTTAACGGGGCGATGACTCTTGGAGATCACTGCGACGGGATCGCCTCGATCGAGCATTACACTTCATGACGGCTGATCGCCCCTGCCTCAGATTCGCAGGAGGCTAAAGATAGCGCTCTAACGCGATGGAGCTATTCCCCTATGAACTCACAACGCCTGCGGAGCTACATCAGCCTGATCGAACAACTGCTGGCCTGCCCCAGTGGAGAGGAATGGATTTTGCTGCGCCAAAATGAAGGGCTGGTCACCCCAGAATTGGTGCAAGTCATGGAACAGGTGGCCACCCAACTGGTTCGCCAGGGCAATGCCCAGGAAGCCAAGTTTCTCCACAATCTGGCGGGACAAATTCACCACCTGTTTGTGGCCCAGACCGTGCCCCTCGCCCCAGAGGATGACCAGTCCCAGGCCTATCTAGAGTTCGTCAAAGCCCTTCTAGACTGCCCTGAGGGCGCGGAGGGGGATCTGCTAGCGGCCCACGAGGCGCTCATCGGCCCAGGCTTAGTCCACTACCTGCAACAGGTGGCTGCCCAGTTCGTGGCCAAGGGCGATTCAGCCTCAGCGAATTACCTCTATAACTGGGCCAATGAGCTTAACCGCCTGTGGCTGCTAAAACACGAATTTGCGCTCAGCCCCAAGCCCGGCCCGGCTGAGCCAAGCCCTGGAGCCACGTCGGTCGCCGCGCCCCCGGCTGCCTCGTCGGAGCCCCCTGCCGCGCCTTTGGGCGATCCCTGGTTGACGCCCCTCGCCACCCCAGAACTGGAACCCCCACGGGCCTCCCCGCCTGCAGCACTACACCCAGCGGCGGATCCCCCAACGGTTGAGCTGGGTGGGGGCCACCAGCAGGCCCTAGAGGCGATCTCAGCCGCCCTCGACCGCCTCAGCGAAACCCTGCAGGCCAGACCGCAGCCCCCGGTTAACCCGCTCTGGTATATGGAGGTGCTAGAGCAGGCCTGTGCCAGCGGTTGGATTTTAGCCAGCGAGGAGATTCACCAGCTAATTGGCGTACACCCCACCTGCCCCAAGGGCCAGGACTCGTTTCGGCGCGGCACCTGGGTTTTTACCAAGGCGGGCAAGCTGGGGGGGCAGACCGCCTGGCAAGTAAGCAAGGACGTTGCAGAATAGCCAAAGACCTCCGAGGTTTCAAACCTCGGAGGTCTTTCTACAGAACGGCGTGGATTGCGCTGCGAGTCATGGTGGCGATCGCCCCCTCCGTCGCCTTCGGCAGATAGTAGTAGTGGCCCCCGGCCTGCTCGGCCAGCTCCTGGGCAAAGCCAGAGGAGATGAACTTATTTTCGGTGTCGATCACCAGCAGCTGTAGATCCAGGCTGCGGATGGCGGCAGCAATCTGGATCAGTTCAGTCTTGATCGGGGTGGCCTCCAGGCCCAGGTCAGGTTGCCCCAGGGAATGGGCCAGGGGCACATTGGCCTTACCGTCGGTGATCAAGACGATCACTACCTGGCCAATATCTTTCGACTTGCGGGCGTTTTCGCCCAGACGCACCGCCTGCGCCAGCCCGTGGGCGAGGGGCGAGCCGCCGCCACAGGGCAGGCGATCAAGGCGACGACGGGCAGCGGTAATGGAGCGGGTGGGGGGCAGCAGCACCTCCGCCTGTTCGCCGCGAAAGACAATCAGGGCAATGTGATCGCGGCTGCGGTAGGCTTCCCCCAGCAGTTGCAGCACGGCCCCCTTGGCGGCCTGCATGCGGTTGAGGGCCATCGACCCCGAGGCAT from Leptolyngbya sp. KIOST-1 encodes:
- a CDS encoding SDR family oxidoreductase, encoding MALDIFSLKNYVVIVTGAGGAIGGATAEVLAEAGAKVVLSDLNGDAAQAKADEITQATGQETLAIKTDVTDEAQLQDLVDATLNKFGKITALINNVGWGEYTPLWGVSTDYMVKSYILNTVSSYNLTKLCMPHLKKEPNASVTFSGSMVGITPSPEFIAYSNAKAALVNMVRSMAAMSGPEVRCNTIVIGSVDNGAATLDAGYDEAMLKRLADAFVMKRRGMPRDIAHAFNYLVSPAASWVTGIELRVDGGGSYKSKMPTSDD
- a CDS encoding flavin reductase gives rise to the protein MPQAIPPTLISLDLSQPLWERVFTVAPLVVIGTQEADGTYDLAPKHMAMPLGWGHYFGFVCTPRHHTYQNIQRTGVFTVSFPQPHQILATSLAAAPRCDDDHKPSLAALPTVKAQGVEGVFLQDAYLCLACALDRIVDGFDENSLIAGKILAAQVDEAALRLSARDDQDLLRQAPLLAYLSPGRFATLDHSQAFPFHEGFQR
- a CDS encoding Arm DNA-binding domain-containing protein; the encoded protein is MAKGQVKVEVYSERLRLRWSYRSQRYCLSVGLPDSIINRRVATQKAQQIELDMLSGNFDPTLQKYKPEDPLPMVVAGSETSQLHSTLGYLSPVQFEYNYWLSLEGVKAA
- a CDS encoding response regulator transcription factor translates to MKILLVSADKTLQTQLRRELSRQGLIVDAATDGEDAWGLLRAFLYDVVLLEAMLPQVDGVSLCRRLRDVGNPVLILLIVEAGNAATCLQGLANGADACLAKPLQAPDLLIHLQALTRRGMRRANPKLSWGPLLLDPTACRVTCQGKEVKLNRKEYQVLELLLGHPRQMFPRSEIGDRLWTLDEEMPSDATIKSHIRSLRRKLEQAGGAEDLIQTHYGQGYCLNPAYAPDTKPPKGGPPLPEMMMDSITANLWQELMAANARLQQEIEQRKQIEAQLRRSEEMLRTAQQVAQIGSWEVDLQTRITYWTEELFLIHGLEPNRPAPNHEEVLTMIHPEDLQLHEDAIRVPAMRGEAFEANLRIVRASDGEVRYINARGGPLFDANGTMVKLTGTTFDVTRWIFNGDFHALSDVPSGQLRPGGDGGRSRLPDRSHA
- a CDS encoding transposase, translating into MDIPEEATTKENVQMTQKPRRTFTDEQKAEAVRIVGQSCKPVSQVAQEMGLTESALRK
- the hdhA gene encoding 7-alpha-hydroxysteroid dehydrogenase, which produces MTILDGFKLDGQVAIVTGGGAGIGRGIAEMFAQAGAAVVVSDLKEETAAAVADRITASGGKALAVACDVTNDEALANLVNVAISTFGKITILVNNAGGGGPKPFDMSMDTFIWAYKLNVFSVFHLCQLCVPHMEAAGGGAILNISSMAGDNKNKNMASYSSSKAAESHLTRNIAFDLGPKGIRVNAIAPGAIKTDALATVLTPDIEKAMLKHTPLSRLGEPNDIAYAALFLCSPASSWVSGQVLTISGGGVQELD
- a CDS encoding M20 family metallopeptidase, encoding MTTLQIPTLATSRLLDYLHRRRGEMQTLLETLVQIETPSTVPAAQVPMLTVLAQELRRRQFRVRSLSGRNTGGHLFAIAPRTPQQPAQLLIGHCDTVWPVGTLAHMPLTISQGKLYGPGSYDMKAGLVILLFALDAVQALGGDWPIAPAVVINSDEEIGSGESTQLIRRLAQVCDRALIFEPSLGPQGHLKTARKGVGRFTVTVFGQAAHAGLDPDKGASAILELSHVIQQLFALNDPDRGITVNVGTIDGGLRPNVVAPQSRAVVDVRVLHGADVPTLEAAIHGLQPTTPGTRLEISGRIGRPPMEATPGNQHLWQLAQTVAADLGLDLAQETAGGGSDGNTTSLYTPTLDGLGAVGDGAHAPGEFVYLDSLIERAALTAKLLIAAPVNPKT
- a CDS encoding Uma2 family endonuclease, translated to MTQATVTTDLYPDSDGQPMADNTKQYRWIVRLVSNLRNLLQGQTAFVAGDLLWYPVQVDAPPVPCQAPDAMVVLGRPDVDRGSYKQWKEDNIPPQVVFEIISPSNSATEISQKQAFYDRYGVLEMFFYDPDNFEFWGLTRQALDERLVLLTRLNLPWRSPTLGVTFDMFEDGLALFYPNGERFKDPEELYQERNQTQRKLDRAMEKLRELGIDPSELEE